From a region of the Rhipicephalus microplus isolate Deutch F79 chromosome X, USDA_Rmic, whole genome shotgun sequence genome:
- the LOC119161221 gene encoding uncharacterized protein LOC119161221 isoform X2 — MTQQDVPRWESHVLCVPGAAGIAAPEEGYSGGSAGGSYSSDSTRLESASSIGEEDSDSGSWWSYPSECGSVVELNRAAAGVANGFATNKHHDHSETQPNCSSTKPSNHVTAPSAVPADAVIATAVIYTDAHRKGPSCNPRGGAVILPSSPERAPKPRCVNGRSRSVSDDNAQVYDVDNHGSTGHGPNAKNQQFEPAACRASVAGGEGLPTADHHNNQVNAGSHAIPKPVGKGVNNGRAAAIRKSALATETRHSAPSIVRHVTFKDLSASSGSEDDDYSSGHGRNRNSASYHGDHQQNNAEADLDDSGYLDGDSTSSSSDISPPSSLSWESAIDSSRKSHGRSADQQCFVDSGGGGNRNGTHSPPGPRCESRAGVAEERRTKNMNGMHRDSDGNSTLSFVQTEICVSQSVRREDSYEYYRNGTRIAKLNNVNQTSWSETSSTETTERCTPLVKSSDVEKTVVREQTTPQPKARQADVAAKTSAPPQPTRRVLPSVDGARKRQPEEAIQRRQSATRESGKQKKESAGGSGVRNVGGSVNPAVVSSAANDVCQQREYHRWRQQKTPPIAAYDDEGTSCDLEDDEELEGIESEFLEEEDVSFHLESPPAARHNKQRAGTVSATATSRAVARSRGGSSTEPSRASALASVRAQSRDPFLALAVATAKAATTASAEASREIYAGCKQFAPPPDLDVVVRTACSVGGSEDAVDRARHARSQPADDIVSVSSSPVYKTSSARSDVRLPTPVRYKEFSSLHLKKSSNSREHVNGHHKEGDVSPLLEREPLPCEQRSFHVHSNILPTRADSSPPTSSTPSPVLLEDRVRVLQTPVKSNAVIVDNIPDSDDCDGPVITSTPKVSNGHCNNKRPATLPVNGRTGPVSHRKPPPVPQQQKQPASQPLLRPPKPVPPPRSRSPLDPAEHLERITGYATARRLAQTLPKPQVELPEPHMSPATGRLVSSRRRFFENLQRQQEQQKRPNDASAAPCTTAEESAERLLGFRASAQAARENLAKSSPDLAALEADAWRSRRLHDRWPPPSTECAPRQATGSEPIAAVLPPRSPAPAVHPDKFNRLVEQTRSRYARRRCGQPAHDERRRSRSLGYLETDVDTLCCRQVKASICAAEEDTGQNCSDAADDNYLNRTRSMDRFLEDGTVGCPLLGDEQRTKSEHELRIERSLQKLELPEWYTRRAKQAETGILRSRRDSVSSTGRSGWQGLGSRTPSTASLAATTPDSRNLVIPKRVTAPDWRCWHASRESLTSSPGSHDGGGSLSRWGSVSSAPAAAWSYRSMRQPYLGWRAAPSTGTTTPLSSAGSRPVSPGGGWTTPSALEYAHQQQQHHQQQLQEQQEQRQQHQQSASPCIPRDRYSYVQGIYGDGGGWNVEREDDSTAVCASVISDVGVPSTSSNGAARPAVWMESSFVGSKPGSTSSVVAAQSPAAPALGEYGRSVGITL; from the coding sequence ATGACGCAGCAGGACGTACCGCGCTGGGAGTCGCACGTTCTGTGCGTTCCCGGCGCCGCCGGCATCGCAGCGCCGGAAGAAGGCTACAGCGGCGGCAGCGCAGGCGGCAGTTACAGCAGCGACTCCACCAGGCTGGAGTCGGCCTCATCCATCGGTGAAGAGGACTCCGACTCGGGGAGCTGGTGGTCCTACCCATCCGAGTGCGGCTCTGTGGTTGAACTGAACAGAGCCGCCGCCGGAGTCGCCAACGGCTTCGCCACCAACAAGCACCACGACCATTCCGAAACGCAACCAAACTGCTCATCGACAAAGCCTTCGAATCATGTCACTGCTCCATCAGCGGTTCCGGCTGATGCCGTTATTGCAACCGCAGTCATCTACACCGACGCCCACAGAAAAGGCCCCAGTTGTAATCCCCGCGGAGGTGCAGTGATATTGCCTTCTTCGCCGGAGCGGGCTCCCAAGCCACGGTGTGTCAACGGCCGTTCGCGAAGTGTGAGCGACGACAACGCACAGGTTTACGACGTCGATAATCACGGAAGCACTGGTCATGGACCGAACGCCAAAAATCAGCAGTTTGAACCTGCGGCGTGTCGCGCCTCCGTCGCCGGCGGCGAAGGATTGCCAACAGCTGACCACCACAACAATCAGGTGAACGCCGGCAGCCACGCGATTCCGAAACCGGTGGGCAAGGGCGTAAACAACGGCCGAGCCGCCGCGATCCGCAAAAGCGCTCTCGCGACAGAGACCCGACACAGCGCGCCATCTATCGTGCGGCACGTCACATTCAAAGACCTCTCAGCGTCATCTGGTAGCGAAGACGATGACTACTCGAGCGGGCATGGCCGAAATCGAAACTCTGCTAGTTACCATGGGGACCATCAACAGAACAACGCCGAGGCTGACCTGGATGACTCGGGTTACTTGGACGGAGACAGCACTTCGAGTTCGAGCGACATCTCGCCCCCCAGCAGTCTGAGCTGGGAGTCGGCGATCGATAGCTCGCGCAAGAGCCACGGCCGCTCGGCGGACCAGCAATGCTTCGTCgacagtggcggtggcggcaacaGAAACGGCACTCATTCACCTCCCGGGCCTCGATGTGAAAGCCGCGCAGGAGTGGCTGAAGAACGCCGGACCAAAAACATGAACGGCATGCACCGCGACAGCGACGGTAACTCGACGTTGAGCTTTGTGCAGACGGAGATTTGTGTGTCACAGAGCGTGCGGCGCGAGGATAGCTACGAGTACTACCGGAATGGAACGCGCATTGCCAAGCTCAACAACGTCAATCAGACATCGTGGAGTGAAACGAGTAGCACGGAAACTACGGAGCGATGCACGCCCCTGGTGAAAAGCAGCGACGTCGAAAAAACCGTGGTTCGAGAGCagacgacgccgcagccgaaagCGCGCCAAGCCGACGTTGCAGCCAAGACAAGTGCGCCGCCGCAGCCGACTCGTCGGGTGCTGCCCTCTGTGGACGGAGCGCGTAAGCGTCAACCGGAAGAGGCGATTCAGAGGCGCCAATCGGCAACGCGGGAAAGTGGGAAGCAGAAGAAAGAGAGCGCCGGCGGCAGTGGAGTAAGGAATGTCGGCGGCAGCGTGAacccagccgtcgtctccagtgCGGCCAACGACGTCTGTCAGCAGCGCGAGTATCATCGCTGGAGGCAGCAGAAGACGCCGCCGATTGCCGCGTACGACGACGAAGGCACGTCGTGCGACTTGGAAGACGACGAAGAGCTAGAAGGCATTGAAAGTGAATTTCTCGAGGAGGAAGATGTGAGTTTTCACTTGGAAAGCCCGCCGGCCGCGCGCCACAACAAACAACGAGCGGGAACAGTGAGCGCGACAGCAACCTCGCGCGCCGTCGCGCGATCCCGCGGCGGTAGCTCGACGGAACCGAGCCGCGCGTCCGCCCTGGCATCAGTGCGGGCGCAGTCGCGTGATCCGTTCCTCGCGCTGGCCGTAGCCACAGCGAAAGCAGCAACCACGGCGAGTGCTGAAGCGTCGCGCGAAATCTACGCTGGGTGCAAGCAGTTCGCTCCTCCACCAGACCTGGACGTCGTAGTGCGCACTGCCTGCTCGGTCGGCGGCTCCGAAGATGCCGTCGACCGGGCCAGGCACGCACGAAGCCAGCCTGCGGACGACATCGTCTCCGTCTCATCGTCACCGGTCTACAAAACCTCATCGGCGCGCTCTGATGTCCGGCTGCCGACTCCCGTGCGCTACAAGGAGTTTTCGTCGCTACACCTCAAGAAGTCCAGCAACAGCAGGGAACATGTGAATGGTCATCACAAAGAAGGTGACGTGTCTCCTCTTTTGGAACGCGAGCCGCTGCCCTGCGAGCAACGTTCATTTCACGTTCATTCGAATATTTTGCCAACTCGAGCTGACAGTTCGCCCCCGACAAGTTCGACGCCGTCCCCCGTGCTACTTGAAGATCGTGTTCGTGTACTACAAACTCCCGTGAAGAGCAACGCTGTCATCGTTGACAACATTCCCGACTCTGATGACTGCGATGGGCCTGTCATAACAAGTACGCCGAAAGTCAGCAACGGTCATTGCAACAACAAAAGACCAGCTACTCTTCCTGTCAATGGAAGAACGGGCCCAGTGTCTCATCGCAAGCCGCCGCCCGTTCCTCAGCAGCAGAAACAACCAGCCTCGCAGCCGCTTCTCCGGCCACCCAAGCCAGTGCCCCCGCCCCGATCCCGGTCTCCACTCGATCCAGCCGAGCACCTCGAACGCATCACGGGCTACGCGACGGCGCGGCGGCTGGCTCAGACGCTACCCAAACCTCAAGTTGAACTGCCCGAACCACACATGTCGCCGGCTACTGGTCGGCTCGTGTCGTCGCGACGACGATTCTTCGAGAATCTTCAGCGGCAGCAGGAGCAGCAGAAGCGCCCCAACGACGCGTCCGCTGCTCCGTGCACGACAGCCGAAGAGTCCGCGGAGCGACTGCTTGGATTCCGCGCTAGCGCGCAGGCGGCGCGCGAGAATCTCGCCAAGAGCTCGCCGGATCTGGCGGCGCTCGAGGCGGACGCTTGGCGCAGCCGCAGGCTGCACGATCGATGGCCGCCTCCTTCAACGGAGTGTGCACCGCGGCAGGCGACAGGATCTGAACCGATCGCCGCAGTGCTGCCGCCCCGGAGCCCGGCGCCGGCGGTGCACCCAGACAAGTTCAACCGGCTCGTCGAGCAGACGCGCAGCCGCTACGCGCGACGCCGCTGCGGACAGCCCGCGCACGATGAACGCCGCCGCAGCAGGAGCCTCGGCTACCTCGAGACTGACGTGGACACGCTCTGTTGTCGCCAGGTGAAAGCATCCATCTGCGCTGCCGAAGAAGACACCGGCCAGAACTGCAGTGACGCAGCTGACGACAATTACTTGAACCGCACACGCAGCATGGACCGCTTCCTCGAGGACGGCACCGTGGGCTGCCCGCTGCTGGGCGACGAACAGCGAACCAAGTCCGAACACGAGCTCCGCATCGAGCGCTCGCTCCAAAAGCTAGAGCTGCCCGAATGGTACACGCGGCGCGCCAAGCAAGCCGAGACGGGCATCCTGCGGTCGCGTCGCGACTCCGTCTCCTCTACGGGCCGATCAGGCTGGCAAGGGCTGGGCAGCCGTACGCCTTCGACCGCGAGCCTGGCAGCCACCACTCCTGATAGCCGGAACCTGGTCATCCCCAAGCGAGTGACAGCGCCAGACTGGCGATGCTGGCATGCGTCGCGCGAGTCCCTCACGTCCAGCCCCGGATCGCACGATGGAGGCGGTTCCCTCAGCCGCTGGGGAAGCGTGAGCAGTGCCCCTGCAGCGGCCTGGTCCTACCGATCCATGCGGCAGCCGTACCTCGGCTGGCGTGCCGCTCCCAGTACCGGTACCACGACTCCACTGTCTTCCGCTGGTAGCCGACCTGTGTCTCCTGGAGGCGGCTGGACTACGCCGTCGGCTCTCGAGTACGCCCACCAGCAACAGCAGCATCACCAGCAGCAGCTACAAGAACAGCAAGAGCAGCGACAGCAGCACCAGCAATCGGCGTCGCCGTGCATTCCTCGGGACCGCTACTCATACGTTCAAGGCATCTACGGGGACGGTGGTGGTTGGAACGTGGAACGCGAGGACGATTCGACGGCCGTCTGCGCCTCGGTGATCAGTGACGTCGGTGTGCCATCTACTTCGTCGAACGGTGCCGCCAGACCGGCCGTGTGGATGGAGTCTTCTTTCGTGGGCTCCAAACCGGGCTCGACATCGTCTGTGGTGGCCGCTCAGTCGCCCGCCGCGCCCGCGCTCGGTGAGTACGGTCGCAGTGTTGGCATCACTCTGTGA
- the LOC119161221 gene encoding uncharacterized protein LOC119161221 isoform X1, with translation MTQQDVPRWESHVLCVPGAAGIAAPEEGYSGGSAGGSYSSDSTRLESASSIGEEDSDSGSWWSYPSECGSVVELNRAAAGVANGFATNKHHDHSETQPNCSSTKPSNHVTAPSAVPADAVIATAVIYTDAHRKGPSCNPRGGAVILPSSPERAPKPRCVNGRSRSVSDDNAQVYDVDNHGSTGHGPNAKNQQFEPAACRASVAGGEGLPTADHHNNQVNAGSHAIPKPVGKGVNNGRAAAIRKSALATETRHSAPSIVRHVTFKDLSASSGSEDDDYSSGHGRNRNSASYHGDHQQNNAEADLDDSGYLDGDSTSSSSDISPPSSLSWESAIDSSRKSHGRSADQQCFVDSGGGGNRNGTHSPPGPRCESRAGVAEERRTKNMNGMHRDSDGNSTLSFVQTEICVSQSVRREDSYEYYRNGTRIAKLNNVNQTSWSETSSTETTERCTPLVKSSDVEKTVVREQTTPQPKARQADVAAKTSAPPQPTRRVLPSVDGARKRQPEEAIQRRQSATRESGKQKKESAGGSGVRNVGGSVNPAVVSSAANDVCQQREYHRWRQQKTPPIAAYDDEGTSCDLEDDEELEGIESEFLEEEDVSFHLESPPAARHNKQRAGTVSATATSRAVARSRGGSSTEPSRASALASVRAQSRDPFLALAVATAKAATTASAEASREIYAGCKQFAPPPDLDVVVRTACSVGGSEDAVDRARHARSQPADDIVSVSSSPVYKTSSARSDVRLPTPVRYKEFSSLHLKKSSNSREHVNGHHKEGDVSPLLEREPLPCEQRSFHVHSNILPTRADSSPPTSSTPSPVLLEDRVRVLQTPVKSNAVIVDNIPDSDDCDGPVITSTPKVSNGHCNNKRPATLPVNGRTGPVSHRKPPPVPQQQKQPASQPLLRPPKPVPPPRSRSPLDPAEHLERITGYATARRLAQTLPKPQVELPEPHMSPATGRLVSSRRRFFENLQRQQEQQKRPNDASAAPCTTAEESAERLLGFRASAQAARENLAKSSPDLAALEADAWRSRRLHDRWPPPSTECAPRQATGSEPIAAVLPPRSPAPAVHPDKFNRLVEQTRSRYARRRCGQPAHDERRRSRSLGYLETDVDTLCCRQVKASICAAEEDTGQNCSDAADDNYLNRTRSMDRFLEDGTVGCPLLGDEQRTKSEHELRIERSLQKLELPEWYTRRAKQAETGILRSRRDSVSSTGRSGWQGLGSRTPSTASLAATTPDSRNLVIPKRVTAPDWRCWHASRESLTSSPGSHDGGGSLSRWGSVSSAPAAAWSYRSMRQPYLGWRAAPSTGTTTPLSSAGSRPVSPGGGWTTPSALEYAHQQQQHHQQQLQEQQEQRQQHQQSASPCIPRDRYSYVQGIYGDGGGWNVEREDDSTAVCASVISDVGVPSTSSNGAARPAVWMESSFVGSKPGSTSSVVAAQSPAAPALVHITIVYKPVRQQSAAPCPEATKPLHTSGTEMNTAVHATH, from the exons ATGACGCAGCAGGACGTACCGCGCTGGGAGTCGCACGTTCTGTGCGTTCCCGGCGCCGCCGGCATCGCAGCGCCGGAAGAAGGCTACAGCGGCGGCAGCGCAGGCGGCAGTTACAGCAGCGACTCCACCAGGCTGGAGTCGGCCTCATCCATCGGTGAAGAGGACTCCGACTCGGGGAGCTGGTGGTCCTACCCATCCGAGTGCGGCTCTGTGGTTGAACTGAACAGAGCCGCCGCCGGAGTCGCCAACGGCTTCGCCACCAACAAGCACCACGACCATTCCGAAACGCAACCAAACTGCTCATCGACAAAGCCTTCGAATCATGTCACTGCTCCATCAGCGGTTCCGGCTGATGCCGTTATTGCAACCGCAGTCATCTACACCGACGCCCACAGAAAAGGCCCCAGTTGTAATCCCCGCGGAGGTGCAGTGATATTGCCTTCTTCGCCGGAGCGGGCTCCCAAGCCACGGTGTGTCAACGGCCGTTCGCGAAGTGTGAGCGACGACAACGCACAGGTTTACGACGTCGATAATCACGGAAGCACTGGTCATGGACCGAACGCCAAAAATCAGCAGTTTGAACCTGCGGCGTGTCGCGCCTCCGTCGCCGGCGGCGAAGGATTGCCAACAGCTGACCACCACAACAATCAGGTGAACGCCGGCAGCCACGCGATTCCGAAACCGGTGGGCAAGGGCGTAAACAACGGCCGAGCCGCCGCGATCCGCAAAAGCGCTCTCGCGACAGAGACCCGACACAGCGCGCCATCTATCGTGCGGCACGTCACATTCAAAGACCTCTCAGCGTCATCTGGTAGCGAAGACGATGACTACTCGAGCGGGCATGGCCGAAATCGAAACTCTGCTAGTTACCATGGGGACCATCAACAGAACAACGCCGAGGCTGACCTGGATGACTCGGGTTACTTGGACGGAGACAGCACTTCGAGTTCGAGCGACATCTCGCCCCCCAGCAGTCTGAGCTGGGAGTCGGCGATCGATAGCTCGCGCAAGAGCCACGGCCGCTCGGCGGACCAGCAATGCTTCGTCgacagtggcggtggcggcaacaGAAACGGCACTCATTCACCTCCCGGGCCTCGATGTGAAAGCCGCGCAGGAGTGGCTGAAGAACGCCGGACCAAAAACATGAACGGCATGCACCGCGACAGCGACGGTAACTCGACGTTGAGCTTTGTGCAGACGGAGATTTGTGTGTCACAGAGCGTGCGGCGCGAGGATAGCTACGAGTACTACCGGAATGGAACGCGCATTGCCAAGCTCAACAACGTCAATCAGACATCGTGGAGTGAAACGAGTAGCACGGAAACTACGGAGCGATGCACGCCCCTGGTGAAAAGCAGCGACGTCGAAAAAACCGTGGTTCGAGAGCagacgacgccgcagccgaaagCGCGCCAAGCCGACGTTGCAGCCAAGACAAGTGCGCCGCCGCAGCCGACTCGTCGGGTGCTGCCCTCTGTGGACGGAGCGCGTAAGCGTCAACCGGAAGAGGCGATTCAGAGGCGCCAATCGGCAACGCGGGAAAGTGGGAAGCAGAAGAAAGAGAGCGCCGGCGGCAGTGGAGTAAGGAATGTCGGCGGCAGCGTGAacccagccgtcgtctccagtgCGGCCAACGACGTCTGTCAGCAGCGCGAGTATCATCGCTGGAGGCAGCAGAAGACGCCGCCGATTGCCGCGTACGACGACGAAGGCACGTCGTGCGACTTGGAAGACGACGAAGAGCTAGAAGGCATTGAAAGTGAATTTCTCGAGGAGGAAGATGTGAGTTTTCACTTGGAAAGCCCGCCGGCCGCGCGCCACAACAAACAACGAGCGGGAACAGTGAGCGCGACAGCAACCTCGCGCGCCGTCGCGCGATCCCGCGGCGGTAGCTCGACGGAACCGAGCCGCGCGTCCGCCCTGGCATCAGTGCGGGCGCAGTCGCGTGATCCGTTCCTCGCGCTGGCCGTAGCCACAGCGAAAGCAGCAACCACGGCGAGTGCTGAAGCGTCGCGCGAAATCTACGCTGGGTGCAAGCAGTTCGCTCCTCCACCAGACCTGGACGTCGTAGTGCGCACTGCCTGCTCGGTCGGCGGCTCCGAAGATGCCGTCGACCGGGCCAGGCACGCACGAAGCCAGCCTGCGGACGACATCGTCTCCGTCTCATCGTCACCGGTCTACAAAACCTCATCGGCGCGCTCTGATGTCCGGCTGCCGACTCCCGTGCGCTACAAGGAGTTTTCGTCGCTACACCTCAAGAAGTCCAGCAACAGCAGGGAACATGTGAATGGTCATCACAAAGAAGGTGACGTGTCTCCTCTTTTGGAACGCGAGCCGCTGCCCTGCGAGCAACGTTCATTTCACGTTCATTCGAATATTTTGCCAACTCGAGCTGACAGTTCGCCCCCGACAAGTTCGACGCCGTCCCCCGTGCTACTTGAAGATCGTGTTCGTGTACTACAAACTCCCGTGAAGAGCAACGCTGTCATCGTTGACAACATTCCCGACTCTGATGACTGCGATGGGCCTGTCATAACAAGTACGCCGAAAGTCAGCAACGGTCATTGCAACAACAAAAGACCAGCTACTCTTCCTGTCAATGGAAGAACGGGCCCAGTGTCTCATCGCAAGCCGCCGCCCGTTCCTCAGCAGCAGAAACAACCAGCCTCGCAGCCGCTTCTCCGGCCACCCAAGCCAGTGCCCCCGCCCCGATCCCGGTCTCCACTCGATCCAGCCGAGCACCTCGAACGCATCACGGGCTACGCGACGGCGCGGCGGCTGGCTCAGACGCTACCCAAACCTCAAGTTGAACTGCCCGAACCACACATGTCGCCGGCTACTGGTCGGCTCGTGTCGTCGCGACGACGATTCTTCGAGAATCTTCAGCGGCAGCAGGAGCAGCAGAAGCGCCCCAACGACGCGTCCGCTGCTCCGTGCACGACAGCCGAAGAGTCCGCGGAGCGACTGCTTGGATTCCGCGCTAGCGCGCAGGCGGCGCGCGAGAATCTCGCCAAGAGCTCGCCGGATCTGGCGGCGCTCGAGGCGGACGCTTGGCGCAGCCGCAGGCTGCACGATCGATGGCCGCCTCCTTCAACGGAGTGTGCACCGCGGCAGGCGACAGGATCTGAACCGATCGCCGCAGTGCTGCCGCCCCGGAGCCCGGCGCCGGCGGTGCACCCAGACAAGTTCAACCGGCTCGTCGAGCAGACGCGCAGCCGCTACGCGCGACGCCGCTGCGGACAGCCCGCGCACGATGAACGCCGCCGCAGCAGGAGCCTCGGCTACCTCGAGACTGACGTGGACACGCTCTGTTGTCGCCAGGTGAAAGCATCCATCTGCGCTGCCGAAGAAGACACCGGCCAGAACTGCAGTGACGCAGCTGACGACAATTACTTGAACCGCACACGCAGCATGGACCGCTTCCTCGAGGACGGCACCGTGGGCTGCCCGCTGCTGGGCGACGAACAGCGAACCAAGTCCGAACACGAGCTCCGCATCGAGCGCTCGCTCCAAAAGCTAGAGCTGCCCGAATGGTACACGCGGCGCGCCAAGCAAGCCGAGACGGGCATCCTGCGGTCGCGTCGCGACTCCGTCTCCTCTACGGGCCGATCAGGCTGGCAAGGGCTGGGCAGCCGTACGCCTTCGACCGCGAGCCTGGCAGCCACCACTCCTGATAGCCGGAACCTGGTCATCCCCAAGCGAGTGACAGCGCCAGACTGGCGATGCTGGCATGCGTCGCGCGAGTCCCTCACGTCCAGCCCCGGATCGCACGATGGAGGCGGTTCCCTCAGCCGCTGGGGAAGCGTGAGCAGTGCCCCTGCAGCGGCCTGGTCCTACCGATCCATGCGGCAGCCGTACCTCGGCTGGCGTGCCGCTCCCAGTACCGGTACCACGACTCCACTGTCTTCCGCTGGTAGCCGACCTGTGTCTCCTGGAGGCGGCTGGACTACGCCGTCGGCTCTCGAGTACGCCCACCAGCAACAGCAGCATCACCAGCAGCAGCTACAAGAACAGCAAGAGCAGCGACAGCAGCACCAGCAATCGGCGTCGCCGTGCATTCCTCGGGACCGCTACTCATACGTTCAAGGCATCTACGGGGACGGTGGTGGTTGGAACGTGGAACGCGAGGACGATTCGACGGCCGTCTGCGCCTCGGTGATCAGTGACGTCGGTGTGCCATCTACTTCGTCGAACGGTGCCGCCAGACCGGCCGTGTGGATGGAGTCTTCTTTCGTGGGCTCCAAACCGGGCTCGACATCGTCTGTGGTGGCCGCTCAGTCGCCCGCCGCGCCCGCGCTCG TTCACATAACGATCGTGTATAAGCCAGTCAGACAGCAGTCAGCGGCGCCTTGTCCGGAAGCCACAAAGCCACTCCACACTTCGGGAACAGAGATGAATACAGCCGTACACGCCACGCACTGA